In one window of Longimicrobium sp. DNA:
- a CDS encoding Uma2 family endonuclease, producing the protein MSTVRLEREATLEDLYRVEGKAELVDGRIVHMSPTGFLPNRSASRIWRSLDEYETAVGGGYAVSENSAFVLQTPKLRTFSPDAAWWVGTPVAAEFLAGAPLFAAEVRSESDYGPAAERAMALKRAAYFAGGTLVVWDVDVLREGLVRVYRSDEPEHPMVYGRGEVADAEPAVPGWRFPVDGLFT; encoded by the coding sequence ATGAGCACCGTCCGCTTGGAGCGCGAGGCAACTCTTGAAGACCTGTACAGGGTGGAGGGCAAGGCCGAGCTGGTCGACGGACGGATCGTGCACATGAGCCCGACCGGATTCCTACCGAACCGGTCCGCCTCGCGCATCTGGCGCAGCCTCGACGAGTACGAAACCGCGGTCGGGGGCGGCTACGCGGTTAGCGAGAATTCCGCGTTCGTTCTCCAGACTCCTAAGCTCCGGACCTTCTCGCCCGACGCGGCGTGGTGGGTGGGAACTCCGGTCGCCGCCGAGTTCCTGGCCGGGGCGCCGTTGTTCGCCGCCGAGGTTCGAAGTGAAAGCGACTACGGCCCCGCGGCGGAACGGGCGATGGCTCTAAAGCGCGCCGCCTACTTTGCCGGTGGCACCTTGGTGGTCTGGGACGTGGATGTGCTCCGCGAGGGCCTCGTCCGCGTGTACAGGTCTGACGAGCCGGAGCATCCGATGGTCTACGGCCGGGGTGAAGTGGCGGATGCCGAACCCGCTGTGCCAGGCTGGAGATTCCCGGTGGACGGGCTTTTTACGTAG